In Juglans regia cultivar Chandler chromosome 5, Walnut 2.0, whole genome shotgun sequence, the following are encoded in one genomic region:
- the LOC108997823 gene encoding NAC domain-containing protein 40-like, with translation MIHQREKQRDMEVPSGETEIEGISKQAKILITASTMFPGFRFSPTDVELISFYLQKKVEGSDKRVEVISEVDMYGYEPWDLPAKSVIQSDNEWFFFSPRGRKYANGLQSRRTTELGYWKATGKGRNVKSGPEMIGTKRTLVFHKGRAPKGERTEWIMHEYCMDGISQDTLVVCQLRKNSGFHLNDSSNRASSRQRNLLTLPSINHAVSKVGVEELGLSKGGEAVGRSHDSYSNNQTDSTAEYDQKLTNVAAMAETSSHQKGAGIEEDLYAEILRDDIVKLDESSSSVTPRPLPVMTRAEGVAQQPIQEIAARGLPLQGRANSRIKPRMKKARVFPADASKLLETGEDENPNQEQPPKYPLGRFSLRTSNHWRASLLFVILTSLALFVSLLGGSRCKLEG, from the exons ATGATCCACCAGAG agagaaacaaagagacATGGAGGTGCCTTCGGGAGAGACCGAGATAGAGGGGATTTCAAAGCAGGCAAAGATATTGATAACGGCGTCAACTATGTTTCCGGGCTTTCGGTTCTCACCGACGGACGTGGAATTGATTTCCTTTTACCTGCAGAAGAAGGTTGAGGGGTCGGATAAGCGTGTGGAAGTGATTTCCGAGGTTGACATGTATGGATACGAGCCTTGGGATTTACCAG CTAAATCAGTCATTCAATCTGATAATGAGTGGTtcttcttttctcctcgtgGAAGAAAGTATGCAAATGGCTTGCAAAGTAGGAGGACAACTGAATTAGGGTATTGGAAAGCCACCGGGAAAGGAAGAAACGTAAAGTCTGGTCCCGAAATGATAGGTACAAAGAGGACTCTAGTGTTCCACAAAGGTCGTGCACCGAAAGGGGAAAGGACTGAATGGATTATGCATGAATATTGCATGGACGGAATTTCCCAG GATACTTTGGTTGTTTGTCAGCTCCGGAAGAACAGTGGCTTCCATTTAAATGATTCCTCAAACCGAGCTTCTTCTAGACAAAGGAATTTGCTAACTTTGCCTTCGATTAATCACGCAGTCTCCAAAGTTGGTGTTGAGGAGTTGGGATTATCCAAGGGGGGTGAGGCAGTTGGTAGAAGTCACGATTCTTATTCCAATAATCAAACTGATTCCACAGCTGAATATGATCAGAAACTAACAAATGTGGCCGCAATGGCAGAAACTTCCAGTCACCAGAAG GGAGCTGGCATTGAAGAAGATCTTTACGCTGAGATACTTAGAGATGACATCGTTAAGCTGGACGAATCTTCTTCATCTGTTACTCCCAGACCCCTTCCAGTAATGACTAGGGCCGAGGGAGTAGCTCAACAACCAATTCAAGAAATTGCTGCACGGGGGCTTCCTTTACAAGGCAGGGCAAATAGCAGAATCAAACCAAGAATGAAAAAAGCAAGAGTCTTTCCTGCAGATGCATCAAAACTGTTGGAAACTGGGGAAGATGAAAATCCAAACCAAGAGCAGCCACCAAAATACCCGTTGGGTAGATTTTCTCTTAGAACAAGCAATCATTGGCGAGCATCTttgctttttgttattttgactTCGCTAGCTTTGTTTGTGTCTTTGTTGGGAGGTTCCCGCTGCAAGCTAGAAGGATAG